AGGTAACATCAACAATAGCAATGCATTCAGGAAGAGGCGCTGATCGCCAGTTTGCTGTAGTCACAAGGTCGTAGTCACAGACATTGGAGGACAAATGGCAGAGGTCATCGGCGACTCGGGCTGGGCGGCCGAACAGCGTCGCCGGCGCCTGGCCGAACGCCCAGAGCACGAGCGACTCGAAGCGCTCAACAACGTCAATCCGGCCGCAGTCTGTGCGATCGAGGGGCACGAGTGGATCAGCCCGACCGAGTCGTCGGAGCCATTCTGCAAGCATTGCGGTGCGCCGCGGCCGGCTTAGGTCGATGAGAGCAAGCTGGGAGAGGTTTGGCCCAGCCACGCTGATTAGCGTGGCGATCGTGGCCGCCGGCGCCCTTGCGGCGGGAGCCATCCTCGTCGTGGGCATTCTCACAAGACCGGAGTCATGGGCGCCGCTGGCGGAAGCGGCAGCAACGGTGCTGCTCGCCGGATTCGCCGGCGTCCAGTTGTGGCTAGATCACGTAAGAAAGAACGAGGAGCGGCTCGCAGCGGGGGTAGAGGCGCGCGCGATCGCTGTGCTCCTCCGACGCCAAATGTTCAGCTGGTCCGCACCTGGAATCGCGGGGCAGCATCTACGCGAATGGACCGGCCGTGCCACGCGACGCGGGATGCTCGGTCAGCATATGGATCGCGCCGAGGCCCGAATGACGAAACTCGCTGTGCTTGCCGGCAGTCTTGGAAGTAACCAGCGGATGGCCATTGATGCGTTGTTCCAGTCGTTCCTCTCCGCGACCGCGACAATCGTTGAGGAAGGCGACGCATTTTCGGCGATCATGGAAATGCGAGCCGACCCTGGCGGCTCAGACGAATTATGGAGGGACGTTGCATGGGACATCCGGCAGTGTATCGGGGTACTGAACAACGCGATTATTGAGCCGAAGCCAGCGACCGCCGCAGATGTTCACAAGGGACGGGAAATGGGGCGCCAATGAAGATTCGATTCACGTTGTTAGCCGACGCCGCAAACATCTCCCAAGAAGGGAAGTTGAACATCCTCGGCGAGTTCAACGCGATCCGGGCGACCGCTTACCCGATGATGTGGGGCGGATTTGTTTATGTCGCTTCGATGGAAGTCGGTGCAGCTGAGATCGGCGCGCAAGTGGATCTCGATCTCAGGCTCGTGGACGCAGACGGCGGACTTCTTGCTCCCCCACTGCCGGTCCATCTCACGATTTCCCAAGTCGGCAACGCCCCAGAGCTTGAAGGCGAGATGGAGAATCATCCGATCATTATCTCGATCAGCCAACTCACCATCCCCCAAGCGGGGAAATACTCGTTTGATCTCTGGCGAGAGGGGTCGCAGGTCGATACGTGCGGGTTTTACGCCGTTCTCGTAAGATGAATCACTCGAAGGCGTTATCGACGCTGAACGAATGGCTTTCGGGAAAGGCAACGGGTGTGCGCTATTCCGAATTGGCGTCGACGCTTAGGGCGTTGGGCTGGCAGGAATCTGGCGGCGGCGGGTCGCACCGAATATGGTGGCACGAAGACTGCCAAGCTGTGATCCAGTCAGTAGATAAGGGCACTGGCCAGCTGCTTCCAGTGTATGTTAAGCGAGCGGCGAAGGTCGCTCTTGCTCAGGGGAGAGAGAAATGACCGAAACCGGAATTGATAGGGCGATCCTCTTTGCCGCTTGGACATTCCGTGGCGGCCCCGACCTCGACGGATCGGGCGCCTATGTGATCGAGATCGACGAGCTCCCAGGCTTTTTCGTCGCGGCAGACACTGAGGATGAAGCAATTCACGAATTGACGCCTGCATTGGCCGCGCATCTTACGACGCTCGCGAGGCTCGGCAGAGATGTTCCCCGGCCGGCCCATCCCGGGTGGTTGCCGGAGGTTCGGCGGACGCCGACCCCGTCCAATGCTCGTCTCGAGGTCACGCCGCGAATTCCGGAGCTTCGACTCCAAACCGCCTGACGGCGAGCCAACTACTCTTTTTTGAGCGATTCGACGGCAAGCTTCACAAGCGGTGTCACATATTCATCCGAAATCTGCTGCATGGTAATACCACCTGGCCGCGCCGGCGCGTGAAGATCGATCTTGATTGTCTGCGATCCATCTGCATACAGTTCGACCGTAATTTCGACCTCCGTTCCGTCCGGTGCGCTGACGCGTCGCTTGGCACGTCGAACTGGGTCGCTCATACTGATCA
This is a stretch of genomic DNA from Gemmatimonadales bacterium. It encodes these proteins:
- a CDS encoding type II toxin-antitoxin system HicB family antitoxin; amino-acid sequence: MTETGIDRAILFAAWTFRGGPDLDGSGAYVIEIDELPGFFVAADTEDEAIHELTPALAAHLTTLARLGRDVPRPAHPGWLPEVRRTPTPSNARLEVTPRIPELRLQTA